The Arachis ipaensis cultivar K30076 chromosome B07, Araip1.1, whole genome shotgun sequence genomic interval AATAGAGAGCGGTTAATAAAGATTATATAGAAACTTAAAAGATAATGAATGTTTCACGGCCCAAAACTATATCGTTTCCATGCTGTTTCACGGTCCAAAACTATATCGTTTCCATGCTGTCACGGTCCAAAACTATATCGTTTCCATGCTTATATGGTAGCAATGGGACACACACCATTGTAGACAACGAAATATATAGACAACTTCGTTTCGTTCTGCACTATCTATTGACAGAAGGACATACATATCCACCGCTTGCTATTGTGAAAGACCTAATTAGTACTTTTTTTCTTTCAAGAGATAATTAGTCCGAAATCAAAATCCATGAGCATAAAATTGTCACTTTactcaatataattaaaaaatcttaAGATTATTATANNNNNNNNNNNNNNNNNNNNNNNNNNNNNNNNNNNNNNNNNNNNNNNNNNNNNNNNNNNNNNNNNNNNNNTCTGAGTCCATCCACTGACAACAATTTCAGTGGCTGAGACTTTTTCAAGCTTGCTTTTCCAGCAAGAGGATCAACTAAGTAAATTCCTTCTGACTTGAGATAATCCCTAGACCTAAATGCTGTGTGTAAGTTTCTGAAAGCAAAACATAAAAGAAGAAAAGTTTATATCACATCTGAGATGAATTTAGACAAATCAGTCAAACAAGCTCATCAATCAGCACAAACTAAATGCAAAAGTCAGAAGTTCAAACTAAACTAGAAAGAGCAAAAGACTCACCCTCCCTTGAGTTCAGTTCTCGTTGTAGAATATTTCCCCGATGCTTTCTACAAGAAATTTTTGCGTAGGTGAATTGAAATCCTTTTAAGAATAAATGTCAACAATAGGAGCGGTGGGGGATGAATAAATGCCACTTACTGATTTATGATATTTACAATATGCTCCAGAACGCCTGAAATAACACAGATGGACAATTATTAAGTCAAACAATATGCTCCAGAACGCCTGAAATAACACAGATGGACAATTATCATACTGCAAGGAGAATGAGAAGAAGCATATTTTACAATTAAACAGTTTCATACCCTAAGGACATTAAGCCTATTATACTATATATAGTGTTAtttcatattcccttgagaaATTGACTAAAAAGCAAGTTATCTACTGAATGAGTGAAGTATGAGTAGTGAGTGAAGTTTATAGTACAATATTCCGGGGGAAGTTATCTACTGAATGAGTTGTATCCCAAAAGAAACAGCTTAAAATCCATTTATACAGGACAAGCACCGAGCACATGGATCCAGGTTACAATTAATTGCTCATAGTTTTCTAACAATTCAATATATGGTTATTAAACCGTTGACAGATATTGCAAAAGGTAAAACATTCATATTTGAGACCGAAACAAGCAGTGCCAGATCGTAATTTCAAATAAGCATATTCAGTAAAGGGAGCACTTTTAACAGTGGGTTTAACGCCATGTTTGCATTAATGAGAACTTAAGCATACTGGATAAGGTCTAGATAGACTAAATAaattattaatgcaatttcacTGGACAATCATATCCATATAATTTTAGATTCTTATTTGTTTCCGTACTTATTTATGACAAGGGTACAAGCCATGCCATCTGCTCTTTTGCCTTTACAAACTCCATAGTCAGCAGAGGTGCCCATCTTCAAAATTTGACCAGAGGAATATATACTCAGCGAAAAACCATTACCCTACAAAAACATTTAAAAAAAGTTGCACAACCTTAAGCAAACCGTGCCGAAAATAAGAGAAGAATAAAAGTACtgcttttttttgaaaaaaatataaaaaaaaaaataaacggaACACCCATTTAGCCCGCGGGTTAGCACATTTAACccgtaattttttttttggttaatcgGGTTCAACCCGTTTAGCCCAAAATTTAAATGAGCTTAATTTTAGAGACAAAGTCTGCCCATTTAAATGGATAAACGGGCTAGCCTGATGGGTTTAGCTCATTTTGACGCCCTAGAATAAAGCAAGTGATAGCGAGAGTAGGAGATCGGAAACCTTGGGATCTTTGCGGACAGCAGAATTGAACAGCGCAAAGACGGTTCCTGCTTGCTCCTGGGAGTTCCTCTGGTAAGCATCACCAAAGAGGAATAAGGAAACAGTATTCTCATCAAGACAGCCGACTTTCCAAATGCAATAAGTCTTCCCTGTTGAACTCGTCCTCGGAGGCCCCTTCTCAGTCAACACTCCAACGGTCACCCAACTTCCGGAAAAAGTATCCCCAATCAACAAATTCCTTCAGTAAACAACAATTCAGCAAAATTGTTAGATTGATATGAAATTACCTATAACAAACAATTACATTAACAAAGTTATCAATTGTGTAACATTTACTTAAATTGACAAACGCTAAGTGAAGAAGAATATTACTTGATCACAGATAAGCGAACAAAACGAATGTCTGAGAAGGATTCTCTAATCTCGTTAGAGGTCAGCAATTGATTCCTGAAGAAAGGACAAAAACAAATAATCATTATAATTTATAGTCGAGTTATATGGCTCAAACAAGTGAAAGGCGGAGGCAAACCTTATTCGGAGACCTGAAAACTTCTCAACCTCGGCGTCGATGGTGAGAAGAGGCTTGCTTTTGGGTTTAGGGCTAGGCTCAGGGTTAGGGTTAGGTTCATATTGAAGGCAATCCTGAACAGAGTCTCGGAACACTGACATATCAGGCTTTTCTCCATCATGGCGGTCATCGTCAGAGAGGTAACCGGCGAATCCAGGTGAAGCGGGAGGGGTTTCGAGAACCTTCTCCTGATCCTGCAGGGAAAGCAGCAGGTCCACCTCCTCAGAAGACATTGTAGGTATTTACTTGCACTTGCAGTCGCGATTGCTTTACCTTCCGTTCATTTTACTCATCTCATCAGCTGTGTGGAGGGACGGAGAAAAATTGGAGGGAATCCAAATATtccattttctattttctttttgggTCTTGAAATATTCCATTTTCCATTGTCAGTCTATATAATTGGACCGAAGGCCCACCAATTTGGTCTTTTCCTGACTTATTCAAGCCCAAATGTATCTCATTCCGGAGCTAACCCAAATTGAGTCTAACCCATCCGCCTCTTAGACCAACCTGTGTTATCATCCCTAAGGGTGTTTATGGATA includes:
- the LOC107609922 gene encoding protein MCM10 homolog isoform X1, which produces MSSEEVDLLLSLQDQEKVLETPPASPGFAGYLSDDDRHDGEKPDMSVFRDSVQDCLQYEPNPNPEPSPKPKSKPLLTIDAEVEKFSGLRIRNQLLTSNEIRESFSDIRFVRLSVIKNLLIGDTFSGSWVTVGVLTEKGPPRTSSTGKTYCIWKVGCLDENTVSLFLFGDAYQRNSQEQAGTVFALFNSAVRKDPKGNGFSLSIYSSGQILKMGTSADYGVCKGKRADGMACTLVINKRSGAYCKYHKSKASGKYSTTRTELKGGNLHTAFRSRDYLKSEGIYLVDPLAGKASLKKSQPLKLLSVDGLRISNAGKVTTKTHSQGIRFLAEVTAKSGPKLMNKGPKAPNEQSNGTDKRKSSGVNVMGSSPVIRNQHLNAKRTRTDEQIVVDKTVKSTGKIIELDFVSSDEDI
- the LOC107609922 gene encoding protein MCM10 homolog isoform X2, which codes for MSSEEVDLLLSLQDQEKVLETPPASPGFAGYLSDDDRHDGEKPDMSVFRDSVQDCLQYEPNPNPEPSPKPKSKPLLTIDAEVEKFSGLRIRNQLLTSNEIRESFSDIRFVRLSVIKNLLIGDTFSGSWVTVGVLTEKGPPRTSSTGKTYCIWKVGCLDENTVSLFLFGDAYQRNSQEQAGTVFALFNSAVRKDPKGNGFSLSIYSSGQILKMGTSADYGVCKGKRADGMACTLVINKRSGAYCKYHKSKASGKYSTTRTELKGGNLHTAFRSRDYLKSEGIYLVDPLAGKASLKKSQPLKLLSVDGLRISNAGKVTTKTHSQGIRFLAEVTALYFLICSKVRPKIDEQRSKGSK